A part of Desulfomicrobium escambiense DSM 10707 genomic DNA contains:
- the dapB gene encoding 4-hydroxy-tetrahydrodipicolinate reductase: protein MSIPVIIMGAKGRMGSTLVRLASESDDFSVQGVVERAEYSAGLELLGCPVAHDLQDLLPSCPGATVIDFTAPEVSLSTARKASKTGNPVVIGTTGLSAEQLAELETLARDIPIFWSPNMSIGVNALVRVLPMLERILGEAYDMEITEIHHHHKKDAPSGTAVKLAQVLAESRGWKMEDVGNYGRQGIIGARPHEELGVHALRGGDVVGDHTVYFFGPGERIEVTHRAHSRENFARGALRAASWLSGQKPGRLYSMGQLLGA, encoded by the coding sequence ATGAGCATTCCTGTCATCATCATGGGCGCCAAGGGGCGGATGGGTTCCACCCTGGTCCGTCTGGCCTCGGAATCCGACGATTTCAGCGTGCAAGGGGTTGTGGAGCGGGCCGAGTACAGCGCCGGGCTGGAGCTCCTGGGCTGCCCCGTGGCGCATGACCTGCAGGACCTGCTGCCGTCCTGCCCGGGCGCAACCGTCATCGACTTCACGGCTCCGGAAGTGAGCCTGTCCACGGCCCGCAAGGCCTCCAAGACCGGCAACCCCGTGGTCATAGGCACCACCGGCCTCTCGGCCGAACAGCTGGCGGAGCTGGAGACCCTGGCCAGGGATATTCCGATCTTCTGGTCCCCGAACATGTCCATCGGCGTCAACGCCCTGGTCCGCGTCCTGCCCATGCTCGAACGCATCCTGGGCGAGGCCTACGACATGGAGATCACCGAGATCCATCACCACCACAAGAAGGACGCGCCCAGCGGCACGGCCGTGAAGCTGGCCCAGGTCCTGGCCGAGTCCCGCGGCTGGAAGATGGAGGACGTCGGTAACTACGGCCGCCAGGGCATCATTGGCGCCCGTCCCCACGAGGAACTCGGCGTGCACGCCCTGCGCGGCGGCGACGTGGTCGGCGACCACACGGTCTACTTCTTCGGCCCCGGCGAGCGCATCGAGGTCACCCATCGCGCCCACTCCCGCGAGAACTTCGCCCGCGGCGCCCTGCGTGCGGCGTCCTGGCTCTCGGGGCAGAAACCCGGCCGGCTCTACTCCATGGGCCAGCTCCTGGGGGCCTAG
- a CDS encoding DUF58 domain-containing protein — protein sequence MALPRFIRNLVLARLRADLPARLGRKRIFILPTRAGMVFGAFLLAMLLAAINYTNNLAFLLTFILGSVAVVSAIHAYANLAGLELEHGRLLPAYCGDEARLQLMFRAAGRERRRLQVRVGEAAAEASLAAGEGRELELGVPTVRRGPLPLDKVVVSTRYPLGLFRAWSPLILPVTGLVYPRLLPVDALDWHLMQGSGEDGGLGAVAQSGEFGGIRPYRPQDGPSRISWKASARGLGLFSKEYRSGVARTIVFDWNEVRASEYEERISLLAGLVREAERRGLGYGLRLPALFIEPGSGAAHAHRCLEALALLPEAA from the coding sequence ATGGCCCTGCCACGTTTCATCCGCAACCTAGTGCTGGCCCGGTTGCGGGCCGATCTGCCCGCGCGTCTGGGCCGCAAACGAATCTTCATCCTGCCCACCAGGGCCGGCATGGTCTTTGGCGCCTTCCTCCTGGCCATGCTCCTGGCGGCCATCAACTACACCAACAACCTCGCCTTCCTGCTGACCTTCATCCTCGGCAGCGTGGCCGTGGTCTCGGCCATCCATGCCTATGCCAACCTGGCCGGGCTGGAACTGGAGCACGGGCGGCTCCTGCCGGCCTACTGCGGAGACGAGGCCCGGCTGCAGCTCATGTTCCGCGCCGCGGGGCGCGAGCGCAGGCGTCTGCAGGTGCGGGTCGGCGAGGCTGCGGCCGAGGCGTCTCTGGCAGCGGGCGAGGGCAGGGAACTGGAACTGGGCGTGCCCACGGTCCGGCGCGGCCCGCTGCCCCTGGACAAGGTGGTGGTCAGCACCCGCTATCCCTTGGGCCTCTTCCGGGCCTGGTCGCCCCTCATCCTGCCCGTGACGGGCCTGGTCTACCCGCGCCTTCTGCCCGTGGACGCCCTGGACTGGCACCTCATGCAGGGCTCGGGCGAGGACGGGGGCCTCGGCGCCGTGGCCCAGTCGGGCGAGTTCGGCGGCATCCGGCCCTACCGGCCCCAGGACGGGCCGTCGCGTATCTCCTGGAAGGCCTCGGCCCGCGGCCTGGGCCTCTTTTCCAAGGAGTACCGCTCGGGCGTGGCCCGGACCATCGTCTTCGACTGGAACGAGGTCCGCGCCTCGGAATACGAGGAGCGCATCAGCCTCCTGGCCGGGCTGGTGCGTGAGGCCGAACGCCGGGGCCTCGGCTACGGACTGCGACTGCCGGCCCTTTTCATCGAGCCGGGCAGCGGCGCCGCCCACGCCCATCGCTGCCTGGAGGCCCTGGCCCTCCTGCCGGAGGCCGCATGA
- a CDS encoding AAA family ATPase yields the protein MNGTLKKALELLGGVVLGKETQLRLSVACLLARGHLLIEDIPGIGKTTLAKALATVLGLDFKRVQFTNDLLPADVLGVSVFDAAEASFVFHPGPVFTNVLLADEINRGTPRTQSALLEVMEEQQVSLDNSTRLLPRPFFVLATQNALDQAGTYPLPESQLDRFLFRISLGYPDLDSELELLGRSQHGGRPVLPEAVTGADEILDLQERADHVRTSTPLLRYVRDLLEWTRAGGRFVNGLSPRAGQALVRASRAWAFLDGRDYVLPEDVQAVFPSLAVHRLRPAGGTPVDMAAVLDAVPIP from the coding sequence GTGAACGGCACCCTGAAGAAGGCCCTGGAACTCCTGGGCGGCGTGGTCCTGGGCAAGGAGACGCAGCTGCGCCTGTCCGTGGCCTGCCTCCTGGCCCGGGGGCACCTGCTCATCGAGGACATTCCGGGCATCGGCAAGACGACCCTGGCCAAGGCCCTGGCCACGGTCCTGGGCCTGGACTTCAAGCGGGTGCAGTTCACCAACGACCTCCTGCCGGCCGACGTGCTGGGGGTCTCGGTCTTCGACGCGGCCGAGGCCTCCTTCGTCTTCCACCCCGGCCCGGTCTTCACCAACGTGCTCCTGGCCGACGAGATTAACCGCGGCACCCCGCGGACCCAGAGCGCATTGCTTGAGGTCATGGAGGAGCAGCAGGTCAGCCTGGACAACAGCACGCGCCTGCTGCCCCGGCCCTTCTTCGTCCTGGCCACCCAGAACGCCCTGGACCAGGCCGGAACCTACCCGTTGCCCGAGTCCCAGCTGGATCGCTTCCTCTTCCGCATCAGCCTGGGCTACCCGGACCTGGACTCGGAGCTGGAGCTGCTGGGCCGCAGCCAGCACGGCGGGCGGCCCGTCCTGCCCGAGGCCGTGACCGGCGCCGACGAGATCTTGGACCTGCAGGAGCGCGCGGACCACGTGCGCACCAGCACGCCGCTGCTGCGCTACGTGCGCGACCTGCTGGAGTGGACGCGGGCCGGCGGGCGCTTCGTCAACGGGCTCTCGCCCCGGGCCGGGCAGGCCCTGGTGCGTGCTTCCAGGGCCTGGGCCTTCCTGGACGGCCGCGACTACGTCCTGCCCGAGGACGTGCAGGCCGTCTTCCCGAGTCTGGCCGTGCACCGCCTGCGCCCGGCCGGCGGCACGCCCGTGGACATGGCCGCCGTCCTCGACGCGGTGCCCATCCCCTGA